A section of the Primulina eburnea isolate SZY01 chromosome 1, ASM2296580v1, whole genome shotgun sequence genome encodes:
- the LOC140834782 gene encoding P-loop NTPase domain-containing protein LPA1 homolog 2-like, whose product MAVAEGVTKLLYVVVVDDDAVVRKKDLPSFRYTRSVLQSSLQLMGCKARHAFKVSQRVFETMRQEGSADKLASAFVDVSLEDAKIYPYMETGCSAHASLDKANSDQLALEEDKGKGEPFELYKRRTTVVVRRNFFLNVVGGALSEYKYVGLNQRADLILACRIRERKESLTVLLCGTSGCGKSTLSALLGSRLGITTVISTDSIRHMMRSFVDEKQNPLLWASTYHAGEHLDPVAVAEAKAKKKAKKSSGISADSVGKDDASSILTGKSEGYISGRDVISQKQMVIDGFKAQSEMVIDSLDRLITAWEERKESVVVEGVHLSLNFVMGLMKKHPSVIPFMIYISNEEKHLERFAVRAKYMTLDPAKNKYVKYIRNIRTIQDYLCNRADKHLVPKINNTNVDKSVAAIHATVFSCLRRREAGEQLYDPITNKVIVVDEEYRSQCIANSLSSKGMFQLIQRQGSSRHLMALLNDDGSVAKAWPVDMIDDNGKPIIGCSTGNGIGTPVYGPLQVGKAEPVNLQFGHFGISAWPSDTGGTSHASSIDESRGELNDNGSRYYSSCCSSPMMLSDGPAKELKEELSVDDSEEDIEEPPEADSDEDLSDEQKQLQEELEGSVDEGSTKSDEEYDDLAMQDFPESGYASDDDEEFVSKMDSHKVVSSALGDQTNENGFDDLFETKTEALSESLKHATLTSPFRDNTEKRIPPPSVGHRFRKRSLSIPSFGKRGASSTTTNEAVGR is encoded by the exons ATGGCGGTGGCGGAGGGGGTCACGAAGCTGCTGTACGTTGTAGTGGTGGACGATGATGCGGTCGTTCGGAAGAAGGATTTACCGTCGTTTCGCTACACGCGTTCTGTTCTACAGAGCTCTCTGCAGCTCATGGGTTGCAAGGCTCGGCATGCCTTTAAG GTTAGTCAAAGGGTATTTGAAACGATGAGGCAGGAAGGGTCGGCTGATAAGTTGGCTTCAGCTTTTGTGGATGTATCCCTCGAGGATGCTAAAATATATCCTTATATGGAGACAGGATGTAGCGCTCATGCCTCCTTGGATAAGGCAAACTCTGATCAGTTAGCTCTAGAGGAAGATAAAGGCAAAGGGGAACCATTTGAATTGTACAAAAGGCGCACCACTGTGGTtgttagaagaaattttttcctAAATGTTGTTGGTGGAGCTCTTTCTGAGTACAAGTATGTGGGGCTGAATCAAAGGGCTGATTTAATATTGGCTTGCAG AATTCGAGAAAGAAAGGAATCTTTGACGGTGTTACTGTGTGGTACTAGTGGCTGTGGAAAATCTACTTTATCCGCCTTACTG GGAAGCAGGTTGGGAATTACGACTGTTATATCTACTGATTCGATTCGGCATATGATGCGGAGCTTTGTTGATGAAAAGCAAAATCCACTACTGTGGGCCTCCACCTATCATGCCGGGGAACATTTAGATCCAGTAGCTGTTGCAGAAGCGAAGGCCAAAAAGAAAGCAAAGAAATCATCCGGCATTTCAGCTGACTCGGTTGGCAAGGATGACGCCTCTAGTATTCTAACTGGAAAATCCGAAGGATATATTTCTGGTAGGGATGTTATCAGTCAGAAGCAGATGGTAATTGATGGATTCAAGGCACAGAGTGAGATGGTGATTGATAGCCTTGATCGATTGATTACTGCATGGGAAGAACGGAAAGAATCTGTAGTGGTGGAGGGTGTTCACTTAAGTCTCAATTTTGTG ATGGGGCTCATGAAGAAACACCCTTCAGTTATACCCTTTATGATTTATATTTCAAATGAAGAGAAGCACCTTGAAAGATTTGCTGTTCGCGCAAAGTACATGACACTAGATCCTGCAAAAAACAAGTATGTTAAGTATATACGAAATATCAGAACAATCCAAGATTATCTATGTAATCGGGCAGATAAACATTTGGTGCCAAAAATAAACAACACTAATGTAGATAAAAGTGTAGCAGCCATTCATGCGACAGTTTTCAGCTGCCTAAGAAGGCGGGAAGCAGGAGAGCAGCTTTATGATCCAATCACAAACAAAGTAATTGTTGTTGACGAGGAGTACAGGAGTCAGTGTATTGCCAATTCCTTGAGTTCTAAAGGAATGTTTCAGCTGATCCAAAGGCAAGGTTCTAGTAGGCATTTGATGGCACTTTTGAATGATGATGGTTCTGTGGCAAAGGCATGGCCAGTTGACATGATAGATGACAATGGCAAGCCCATTATTGGTTGCTCCACTGGGAATGGAATTGGAACACCTGTGTATGGGCCGCTGCAGGTTGGAAAAGCAGAACCTGTCAACCTTCAGTTTGGTCACTTTGGTATTAGTGCTTGGCCAAGTGATACTGGGGGCACAAgtcatgcaagcagcatagatgaATCAAGAGGTGAGCTGAATGACAATGGCAGTAGATACTATTCATCCTGTTGCAGCTCACCAATGATGTTGTCTGATGGGCCTGCCAAAGAA CTCAAGGAAGAATTGTCCGTTGATGATAGTGAGGAAGATATTGAGGAACCACCTGAAGCAGACAGTGACGAAGATTTAAGTGATGAGCAGAAACAGCTCCAAGAAGAG TTGGAAGGGTCTGTGGATGAGGGATCAACGAAATCAGATGAGGAGTATGACGATCTTGCAATGCAGGACTTTCCAGAAAGTGGTTACGCCTCAGATGACGACGAGGAATTTGTCAGTAAAATGGATTCACACAAAGTGGTGTCCTCTGCTTTAGGAGACCAAACAAACGAAAATGGCTTTGACGACCTCTTCGAGACGAAAACTGAAGCCCTATCAGAGTCACTAAAGCATGCGACTCTCACGTCTCCTTTCAGAGATAACACCGAGAAGAGAATACCACCACCTTCCGTGGGCCATAGATTTAGGAAACGGTCACTGAGCATCCCTTCATTTGGGAAGCGTGGAGCTTCAAGTACAACCACTAATGAAGCAGTTGGAAGGTAG
- the LOC140834788 gene encoding ruBisCO large subunit-binding protein subunit alpha-like: MASANAISTASLLPSPSKQGGLKSRKVSQLQQRQKFGKNQTKNRFVIRASAKEIAFDQKARAAMQCGIDKLADAVGLTLGPRGRNVVLDEYGAPKVVNDGVTIARAIELPDAMENAGAALIREVASKTNDSAGDGTTTASIIAREIIKLGLLSVTSGANPVSLKKGIDKTVQGLVDELEKKSRPIKGRDDIKAIATISAGNDDTIGIMIADAVDKVGPDGVLSIESSSSFETTVDVEEGMEIDRGYISPQFVTNPEKLLVEFENARILVTDQKISSIKDIIPLLEKTTQLRAPLLIIAEDVTGEALATLVVNKLRGILNVAAIKAPGFGERRKALLQDIAILTGAEYQATDLALFVENTDVDQLGTARKITISKDSTTIIADAASKDELQARIAQLKKELSETESVYDSEKLAERIAKLSGGVAVIKVGAATETELEDRKLRIEDAKNATFAAIEEGIVPGGGAALVHLSTIVPTIKEKIEDADERLGADIIQKALVAPACLIAQNAGVEGEVVVEKLKSSEWEFGYNAMTDTYENLVEAGVIDPAKVTRCALQNAASVAGMVLTTQAIVVEKPKPKTPLAAAGGGPPGMGSYSV, from the exons ATGGCTTCCGCTAATGCCATATCTACCGCCTCGCTCCTCCCTTCTCCGTCTAAACAG GGTGGATTGAAGAGCCGGAAAGTGAGCCAATTACAGCAGAGGCAGAAGTTCGGGAAAAATCAGACCAAGAATCGGTTTGTGATCAGGGCCAGTGCTAAGGAAATTGCGTTTGATCAGAAAGCAAGGGCTGCTATGCAGTGTGGTATTGATAAGCTTGCTGATGCCGTTGGTCTTACTCTTGGACCCAGGG GAAGAAATGTTGTACTGGATGAATACGGGGCACCAAAGGTGGTCAATGATGGAGTGACAATTGCTCGAGCCATCGAATTGCCTGATGCTATGGAAAATGCTGGTGCTGCTTTGATTAGGGAG gTTGCTAGCAAGACCAATGATTCTGCTGGTGATGGGACAACCACAGCATCTATCATTGCTCGTGAAATTATCAAACTTGGCCTTCTAAGTGTTACCTCCGGGGCAAATCCAGTTTCATTGAAGAAAGGCATTGATAAAACTGTGCAGGGTTTGGTTGATGAGCTTGAGAAAAAATCCAGGCCCATTAAAGGTCGTGATGATATCAAAG CCATTGCCACTATCTCTGCTGGAAATGATGATACCATTGGGATAATGATTGCTGATGCTGTTGACAAGGTTGGACCAGATGGTGTCTTATCCATCGAGTCATCATCTTCCTTTGAGACCACAGTTGACGTAGAAGAAGGAATGGAG attgatcgAGGATACATCTCCCCGCAATTTGTCACCAACCCAGAGAAGCTGCTTGTTGAATTTGAGAATGCTAGAATATTAGTCACGGACCAGAAGATTTCTTCCATCAAGGATATCATTCCGTTGCTTGAGAAGACTACTCAGTTACGAGCTCCTTTGCTTATCATTGCTGAAGATGTCACTGGAGAAGCTTTGGCAACTCTTGTTGTAAACAAGCTTCGGGGTATTCTGAATGTTGCTGCCATCAAAGCTCCAGGTTTTGGAGAAAGAAGAAAAGCACTTCTTCAAGATATTGCCATCTTGACGG GGGCTGAATATCAAGCTACCGATTTGGCCTTGTTTGTGGAAAACACTGATGTGGATCAGTTGGGTACAGCAAGAAAGATAACTATTAGCAAAGACTCAACCACCATCATTGCAGATGCTGCATCTAAAGATGAGCTACAGGCTAGGATTGCGCAGCTTAAAAAGGAACTGTCAGAGACCGAGTCAGTTTATGATTCTGAGAAACTTGCTGAAAGAATTGCAAAATTATCTGGTGGGGTTGCCGTGATCAAGGTTGGTGCCGCAACAGAGACCGAGCTCGAGGACCGTAAGCTTCGTATCGAGGATGCCAAAAATGCTACTTTTGCTGCTATTGAAGAAGGCATTGTGCCCGGTGGCGGTGCTGCATTAGTGCACCTCTCAACTATTGTTCCAACCATCAAGGAGAAGATTGAAGATGCGGATGAAAGATTGGGTGCCGATATAATTCAGAAG GCCCTAGTTGCACCAGCATGTTTGATCGCCCAAAATGCTGGGGTCGAAGGTGAGGTGGTCGTAGAGAAATTGAAGTCTAGCGAGTGGGAGTTTGGTTACAATGCAATGACTGACACGTACGAGAACTTGGTAGAAGCTGGAGTTATTGACCCTGCTAAGGTAACACGATGTGCACTGCAAAATGCTGCCTCAGTAGCTGGAATGGTGCTTACCACGCAAGCCATAGTTGTGGAGAAACCTAAGCCAAAGACGCCTCTAGCTGCTGCTGGTGGCGGCCCACCAGGTATGGGCAGCTACTCAGTGTGA
- the LOC140834797 gene encoding ABC transporter G family member 28-like has product MKIAMRSVTLILLILVLGALVSASHAASDSESESGTGNEGNSDSSAEHDTGTDGDEDEDGDSDGTTNNPAAVQILTQVIYSRFSNFTAIFNDDIVDHLGFCISDVDAEWDAAFNFSKNTEFLSDCLKITNGDVLPRLCTAAEVKFYGASLMQIAEESSEAKSSNYLKPNKNCNLSSWVSGCEPGWACSVGKDKQVNLKNSTYIPYRVLDCRPCCEGFFCPHGLTCMIPCPLGSYCPLSNLNKSTGICDPYRYQLPPGQPNHTCGGADIWADFSTGTEIFCSAGFYCPTTTQKIACNRGHYCRAGSTEQTKCYQLATCEPQTANQNITAYGLMFFGGITLVLLIIYNCSGQVLNTREKRQAKSREAAARSARETVQARERWKSAKDTAKKTASGLQSQLSRTFSRKKSVRQETLKIPGQPKPGSDAALPPMPGGGSEQKGKKQSNLTKMLHDLEDDPDSHDGFNMEIGDKNLKKQMPNAKQLHTRSQIFKYAYGQIEKEKAMQEQNQNLTFSGVISMASDVEISRRPPVEVFFQDLTLTLKGKKKHLLRSVTGKLVPGHVSAVMGPSGAGKTTFLSALTGKATGCIITGSILINGKDEPMQSFKKIIGYVPQDDIVHGNLTVEENLWFSARCRLSADLLKPEKVLVVERVIESLGLQAVRDSLVGTVEKRGISGGQRKRVNVGLEMVMEPSLLILDEPTSGLDSSSSQLLLRALRREALEGVNICMVVHQPSYTLFKMFDDLILLAKGGLTVYHGSAKKVVEYFAGIGINVPERLNPPDYFIDILEGIVKLNASSGVKYKELPLRWMLHNGYPVPPDMLDSAGMPSVTGDSAHGGNPAAAGPDQSFAGDLWQDVKYSVGQKKDHLQLNFNKLKDLSNRKTPGVFQQYKYFVGRVGKQRLREARMQAVDYLILLLAGICLGTLAKVSDETFGSTGYLYTVIAVSLLCKISALRSFSLDKLHYWRESASGMSSLAYFLAKDTIDHFNTIVKPAVYLSMFYFFNNPRSSIFDNYFVLISLVYCVTGIAYILAIYFEPGPAQLWSVLLPVVLSLIANQDGDTFVTRLGDFCYTKWALEAFLLANAKRYSGVWLIQRCGSLKVKGYQLQDWYPSLAYLIATGIVSRGLAFFCLVTFQKK; this is encoded by the exons ATGAAGATTGCAATGAGATCGGTGACGTTGATATTGTTGATTCTTGTGTTAGGGGCATTAGTCTCGGCGAGCCATGCAGCGTCCGACAGTGAAAGCGAAAGCGGGACCGGAAACGAAGGTAATAGCGACAGTAGTGCGGAACATGATACTGGTACGGATGGCGATGAGGACGAGGACGGTGACTCCGACGGCACCACCAACAATCCGGCAGCGGTGCAAATCCTGACACAGGTTATATACAGCCGTTTTAGCAATTTCACCGCCATTTTCAACGATGATATTGTCGACCATCTCGGTTTTTGCATAAGCGATGT GGATGCTGAGTGGGACGCGGCGTTCAACTTTTCGAAGAACACGGAGTTCTTGTCAGATTGTCTCAAAATCACCAATG GAGACGTATTGCCCCGGTTGTGCACGGCAGCGGAAGTAAAGTTCTATGGTGCTAGTCTGATGCAGATAGCAGAAGAAAGCAGCGAGGCAAAGAGTAGTAACTACCTAAAACCAAACAAGAATTGTAACTTGTCCTCATGGGTTTCCGGTTGCGAACCAGGATGGGCATGCAGCGTGGGGAAAGATAAGCAAGTTAACCTCAAAAACTCCACGTACATACCCTATAGAGTTCTTGATTGTCGGCCTTGTTGTGAAGGCTTCTTCTGTCCTCACGGCCTAACATGCATGATAC CATGCCCATTAGGATCTTACTGCCCTCTCTCAAACCTCAACAAATCCACGGGTATCTGCGATCC GTATCGGTATCAATTACCTCCAGGGCAGCCAAACCATACCTGCGGTGGGGCAGATATTTGGGCTGATTTTTCGACCGGCACTGAGATATTTTGTTCAGCAGGATTTTACTGTCCTACTACCACTCAAAAAATAGCCTGCAATCGTGG GCATTACTGCAGGGCTGGATCTACTGAGCAAACAA AGTGCTATCAATTGGCGACATGTGAACCTCAAACAGCGAATCAAAACATCACTGCCTACGGTCTCATGTTTTTT GGTGGAATCACTCTAGTACTTCTCATTATATACAACTGTTCGGGACAAGTTCTGAATACTAGAGAAAAACGGCAGGCGAAATCCAGAGAAGCTGCTGCAAGAAGTGCTAGGGAAACAGTACAGGCACGTGAAAGATGGAAATCAGCCAAAGACACTGCAAAAAAAACGGCGTCTGGGCTTCAATCACAGCTTTCACGAACATTTTCACGCAAAAAGTCAGTGAGGCAGGAAACGCTAAAGATTCCTGGCCAGCCTAAACCTGGATCTGATGCTGCATTGCCTCCGATGCCTGGCGGGGGATCTGAGCAGAAAGGAAAGAAACAAAGCAACCTCACTAAAATGCTGCATGATCTTGAAGATGATCCTGATAGTCATGATGGCTTCAACATGGAGATCGGTGACAAGAATCTGAAAAAGCAAATGCCAAACGCCAAACAACTGCATACTCGCAGCCAAATTTTCAAGTATGCATATGGTCAAATTGAAAAGGAAAAAGCTATGCAGGAGCAGAATCAGAATTTAACTTTCTCTGGTGTAATATCTATGGCATCAGATGTTGAAATCAGTAGGAGACCACCTGTTGAGGTTTTCTTTCAAGATTTAACTCTTACTCTAAAAGGTAAAAAGAAGCATCTTTTAAGGTCTGTGACTGGAAAACTAGTACCAGGCCATGTTTCCGCCGTCATGGGACCATCAGGTGCTGGGAAAACAACTTTTCTTTCAGCATTGACAGGAAAAGCTACTGGATGCATTATCACTGGTTCAATTCTTATCAATGGAAAAGACGAACCgatgcaatcattcaaaaagaTTATTGGATATGTTCCTCAAGATGATATAGTGCATGGAAACTTGACAGTGGAGGAGAATCTCTGGTTCAGTGCTAGATGCAG ACTCTCTGCTGATCTTTTGAAACCAGAGAAAGTCTTGGTTGTGGAAAGAGTAATCGAGTCGTTGGGATTGCAGGCAGTTAGAGACTCCTTGGTCGGAACAGTTGAAAAGAGAGGGATCTCTGGAGGCCAGAGGAAACGAGTAAATGTTGGCTTGGAAATGGTTATGGAGCCTTCTCTCTTAATCCTGGATGAGCCCACATCTGGCTTGGACAGTTCTTCTTCTCAACTACTACTTAGAGCCCTTCGCCGTGAAGCTCTCGAAGGTGTAAATATATGTATGGTGGTTCACCAACCAAG CTACACACTCTTTAAGATGTTTGATGATTTGATACTTCTAGCCAAGGGTGGCCTCACAGTGTATCATGGATCAGCAAAGAAAGTTGTAGAGTACTTTGCTGGAATTGGGATTAACGTCCCTGAGAGACTGAATCCTCCGGATTACTTTATTGACATCTTGGAGGGAATAGTTAAACTAAATGCTAGCTCAGGTGTAAAATATAAGGAGCTTCCTTTGAGATGGATGCTTCATAATGGTTACCCTGTACCACCAGACATGCTTGATTCTGCAGGAATGCCATCTGTAACTGGAGATTCAGCCCACGGAGGAAATCCTGCTGCTGCTGGCCCCGATCAGTCTTTTGCGGGCGACCTTTGGCAGGACGTCAAGTATTCTGTTGGACAGAAGAAAGACCATTTACAACTTAATTTCAATAAATTAAAGGACTTATCTAATCGAAAAACTCCAGGTGTCTTTCAGCAATATAAATACTTTGTGGGAAG AGTAGGGAAGCAGCGACTACGAGAGGCTAGGATGCAAGCAGTAGATTATTTGATTTTACTCTTGGCTGGTATCTGCTTAGGAACACTTGCTAAAGTGAGTGACGAAACCTTCGGCTCAACGGGATATCTATACACTGTCATCGCAGTCT CCCTTTTGTGCAAGATTTCCGCTTTGAGATCGTTTTCTCTGGATAAGCTGCACTACTGGAGAGAAAGTGCTTCTGGCATGAGCAGCTTGGCTTACTTTTTAGCAAAGGACACGATAGATCATTTCAACACGATTGTAAAACCAGCAGTTTATCTATCAATGTTCTATTTCTTCAACAATCCTAGGTCTTCTATTTTTGATAATTACTTCGTGCTGATCAGTCTCGTTTACTGTGTTACTGGAATAGCGTATATTCTTGCCATCTACTTCGAACCTGGTCCAGCCCAACTG TGGTCAGTTTTGCTTCCTGTTGTTTTGTCTCTTATTGCTAACCAAGACGGAGATACATTTGTGACGAGATTAGGAGATTTTTGCTACACTAAATGGGCTCTGGAAGCGTTTCTATTAGCAAATGCTAAACG GTATTCTGGGGTGTGGCTGATTCAAAGATGTGGTTCATTAAAAGTAAAAGGTTATCAACTACAGGACTGGTATCCCTCTCTAGCATACCTCATCGCAACTGGTATAGTAAGTCGAGGACTGGCTTTTTTCTGTCTGGTCACTTTCCAGAAAAAATAA